The following proteins are encoded in a genomic region of Alnus glutinosa chromosome 8, dhAlnGlut1.1, whole genome shotgun sequence:
- the LOC133875386 gene encoding sialyltransferase-like protein 2 isoform X2, with translation MRLLRLSFLLSLTSGLAAIVIYITGFSTLYGKYQPSDEDFEALQSLQSDFQKCVSANGLGLQAVRGKDYCEVTIDFSSDTVPKWVRNSTTILTKEFINALPNGWEEYAWRRINKGILLNRCENKTLCMEKLSLVLPEMPPYLPRQFGRCAVIGNSGDLLKTRFGKEIDGYDAVIRENGAPIQNYSDYVGKKSTFRLLNRGSAKALDKVVELDEMRKEALIIKTTIHDIMNKMIREIPIKNPVYLMLGASFGSAAKGTGLKALEFALSICESVDMYGFTVDPGYKEWTRYFSESRQGHTPLHGRAYYQMMECLGLIKIHSPMRADPNRVVKWVPSRGTIRAARIASEKLLTRVGAGSGDPLAACSIIKERVERKPIALSNLRKAAADHQKFVKGTTMYPLEQSLGHGALCTVPANRIT, from the exons ATGAGGCTTTTGCGGCTGAGCTTCTTGTTGTCTTTAACTTCTGGTCTCGCTGCAATCGTCATCTACATCACTGGTTTCTCCACTCTCT ACGGCAAGTATCAGCCTTCCGATGAAGATTTTGAAGCCTTGCAGTCTTTGCAGAGCGATTTCCAGAAGTGTGTG AGTGCAAATGGATTAGGTTTACAAGCTGTGCGTGGTAAAGATTATTGTGAAGTCACGATAGACTTCTCGAGCGACACTGTCCCCAAATGG GTGCGGAATAGTACCACAATACTCACCAAGGAGTTCATTAATGCTTTACCAAATGGATGGGAGGAATACGCATGGCGCAGGATCAATAAGGGAATACTTCT CAACCGCTGTGAGAATAAGACGCTATGCATGGAGAAACTTTCACTGGTACTCCCTGAAATGCCTCCATATCTTCCACGGCAATTTGGCCGGTGTGCTGTTATTGGTAACTCGGGAGATCTTCTGAAAACTAGGTTTGGGAAGGAGATAGATGGTTATGATGCTGTTATTAGAGAAAATGGTGCTCCAATTCAG AACTATTCAGACTATGTGGGCAAGAAGAGTACATTTCGTCTCCTCAATAGGGGATCTGCCAAAGCTCTTGATAAAGTTGTGGAGTTAGATG AAATGAGGAAGGAGGCCTTGATCATTAAAACAACAATTCATGACATTATGAACAAAATGATACGG gaaattccaataaaaaatcCTGTATATCTCATGTTAGGTGCATCCTTTGGTTCAGCAGCAAAAGGAACTGGGCTGAAGGCTCTTGAATTTGCTCTGTCTATTTGTGAATCCGTAGATATGTATGGTTTCACTGTGGATCCCGGTTATAAAGAATG GACTAGATATTTCTCCGAATCTCGACAGGGTCATACTCCTTTGCATGGTAGAGCTTACTATCAAATGATGGAGTGTTTGGGA CTTATCAAAATCCATTCTCCCATGCGAGCTGATCCAAATCGTGTTGTAAAATGGGTACCAAGCCGTGGCACAATTAGAGCCGCTAGAATCGCATCAGAGAAATTATTGAC GAGGGTTGGAGCAGGGTCTGGAGACCCATTAGCCGCATGCTCAATTATTAAGGAGAGAGTTGAGAGAAAGCCTATCGCATTGTCAAACCTCAGAAAGGCTGCTGCTGACCATCAAAAATTTGTGAAGGGCACAACCATGTACCCTTTGGAGCAGAGTCTCGGACATGGGGCACTTTGCACAGTGCCAGCAAATCGAATCACCTAA
- the LOC133875386 gene encoding sialyltransferase-like protein 2 isoform X1, protein MRLLRLSFLLSLTSGLAAIVIYITGFSTLYGKYQPSDEDFEALQSLQSDFQKCVSANGLGLQAVRGKDYCEVTIDFSSDTVPKWRDPKTRELEGLSFNFNLCEAVATWEQVRNSTTILTKEFINALPNGWEEYAWRRINKGILLNRCENKTLCMEKLSLVLPEMPPYLPRQFGRCAVIGNSGDLLKTRFGKEIDGYDAVIRENGAPIQNYSDYVGKKSTFRLLNRGSAKALDKVVELDEMRKEALIIKTTIHDIMNKMIREIPIKNPVYLMLGASFGSAAKGTGLKALEFALSICESVDMYGFTVDPGYKEWTRYFSESRQGHTPLHGRAYYQMMECLGLIKIHSPMRADPNRVVKWVPSRGTIRAARIASEKLLTRVGAGSGDPLAACSIIKERVERKPIALSNLRKAAADHQKFVKGTTMYPLEQSLGHGALCTVPANRIT, encoded by the exons ATGAGGCTTTTGCGGCTGAGCTTCTTGTTGTCTTTAACTTCTGGTCTCGCTGCAATCGTCATCTACATCACTGGTTTCTCCACTCTCT ACGGCAAGTATCAGCCTTCCGATGAAGATTTTGAAGCCTTGCAGTCTTTGCAGAGCGATTTCCAGAAGTGTGTG AGTGCAAATGGATTAGGTTTACAAGCTGTGCGTGGTAAAGATTATTGTGAAGTCACGATAGACTTCTCGAGCGACACTGTCCCCAAATGG AGAGATCCTAAAACTCGTGAACTAGAAGGgttatcatttaattttaatttgtgtgAAGCTGTCGCTACATGGGAACAG GTGCGGAATAGTACCACAATACTCACCAAGGAGTTCATTAATGCTTTACCAAATGGATGGGAGGAATACGCATGGCGCAGGATCAATAAGGGAATACTTCT CAACCGCTGTGAGAATAAGACGCTATGCATGGAGAAACTTTCACTGGTACTCCCTGAAATGCCTCCATATCTTCCACGGCAATTTGGCCGGTGTGCTGTTATTGGTAACTCGGGAGATCTTCTGAAAACTAGGTTTGGGAAGGAGATAGATGGTTATGATGCTGTTATTAGAGAAAATGGTGCTCCAATTCAG AACTATTCAGACTATGTGGGCAAGAAGAGTACATTTCGTCTCCTCAATAGGGGATCTGCCAAAGCTCTTGATAAAGTTGTGGAGTTAGATG AAATGAGGAAGGAGGCCTTGATCATTAAAACAACAATTCATGACATTATGAACAAAATGATACGG gaaattccaataaaaaatcCTGTATATCTCATGTTAGGTGCATCCTTTGGTTCAGCAGCAAAAGGAACTGGGCTGAAGGCTCTTGAATTTGCTCTGTCTATTTGTGAATCCGTAGATATGTATGGTTTCACTGTGGATCCCGGTTATAAAGAATG GACTAGATATTTCTCCGAATCTCGACAGGGTCATACTCCTTTGCATGGTAGAGCTTACTATCAAATGATGGAGTGTTTGGGA CTTATCAAAATCCATTCTCCCATGCGAGCTGATCCAAATCGTGTTGTAAAATGGGTACCAAGCCGTGGCACAATTAGAGCCGCTAGAATCGCATCAGAGAAATTATTGAC GAGGGTTGGAGCAGGGTCTGGAGACCCATTAGCCGCATGCTCAATTATTAAGGAGAGAGTTGAGAGAAAGCCTATCGCATTGTCAAACCTCAGAAAGGCTGCTGCTGACCATCAAAAATTTGTGAAGGGCACAACCATGTACCCTTTGGAGCAGAGTCTCGGACATGGGGCACTTTGCACAGTGCCAGCAAATCGAATCACCTAA